CGTGTCGGCGAGGATGCGTCACGCTCCCCCGTGGGCTTCATACGGTCTCCTGACTGACGGGCTGATGCGGTCTCCCTTACTTGTGTACAGACTCGCGTGAGTGTTACCGCCAAGGACACGACGATCAGCAGCCGGGCGGGGGGAAGGCGTGACTGCCCGGTGTCACCGTCAGCGGCGGCGGTGGGCGGCGCCGTCGAGGCGGTGGCGGGCGATGGTGAACAGTTCGGTGATCTCGGCCGGTAACCGGGCTGCGGTCTCCCGGTACAGATGCCGGCGGGCCGCCGCCGGCAGGCCGGTGAGCACAAAGTCGTCCAGCCCGGTCACCAGACACAACCCGCCCAGCCGCGCCTCAAACGCCGGCAACGGTTCACCGCGCTGTAGGCGTACGGTCAGGCGGGCCCAGGCCCAGGCGGCCCGGTTCATGTCGGTCGGCACATGGACCACGGCGGTGGTCAGCAGCCGGCGGCGTACCGTCCGGGGCCGGACCACGCCCGCCGCGGTCAGCCGCCGCGCGACCTGGCCGTGGGCCCGCGACGCCAGCAACGCCAACCACGTCCCGACCCGCCGGTGCCTCGGCTCCGCGTCCAGCCAGCGCAGGATCCAGCCGCCGAGCGCGTCCACCGGCACGTGCCGCGCGGCCAGCCACAACCGGCCGTCGTGCACCCGTAACGCGCCCGCGTCGACCAGGTCGGCCAGCAGAGCGGCGGCCAGACCGTACCCGACCGGCCCGGCCGGCAGACGCGGCCGCCCCGTCACATCATCGGCCGCCAACAGGAAGAACTCGTCCGCCAGCAGCGGCGACCGGCCCCGTACCGCCGCAGCCGGCACCGGCACCCCACCACCGGAAGCGACAGCGGCCGTGGCGGCGGCGGTGGCCTGGGTGCGGTAGACCGTCATGCCGGCCCCCGCCGCCGCGCCCAGGCGATGAACCGCGCGTACGTCTGCTCCGGAGTCAGGCCGGGCAGGTCACGGGCGGCTTCGGCGGCGAGCTCGGCCACGTACATGCAGCGGCCGATCCGGTCGAAGCTCGCCAGCAGCTCCGCGCGGGCCGGCTCGCACGGCCACGGCCGGCGGCAGGCCCGGCACCGCCACGACGGACGCCACGCCACATGCCCGACCCGGCCGACCACGGCCACCACCCGCGCGGTCACCGGCCGGCCCGCCGCCGGGACCGGCCGGGCCACGCCCAGGTCCGCCGCAGGGTCACGGTCCGCGCCGGCTGCGGCGCCCACCGACGCCCGGCCGCCTCGACCTGCGCGGGCAGCAGCCCGCCGGTCGGACACGCCGGGCAGGTCAGGGTACGGCCGCAGCCGGGACACCAGCGGTGCCGATGCCGACACAAACTGAACCCGACGACCGCGCCGACCAGCAGCGCGATCGCGGCGGCGAGCACCACATCCAGCATCAACGTACCCCTCTCCCTACATCGTCCACTGTGTTTACCGGCCGGCGGGTCCGGTCGACCCCGATCAGGCCGGCATCCCGGCCTGGAACTGCCGCGACTGCCAGTCCCGCAACGCCTGCTTGATCCGCACGTTCTCGTCCCGGGCGGCCGCCAACTCGGCCCGCACCGCCGCCAACTCGTCGGCGACCAGGTGCAGGAAGGCGCGTACCTCGATCGGGTCGCAACCGCGCCGGGTGCGGACCGGGAACCGGCGGTCGCGGACCAGCCCTGGGCTGATCGACGGCCGCACCACGCTGGCGCCGTAGTAGAGGTGGGTGGCGGCGTTGCCGCCGTGCCGGGCCGGCGGACGCGACCCGCCGCCGCCAGCAGCAGCGGCGGGAGGCCGGGCGGCTGGCCGGGTCTGGTTGGCGAGGCTGGCGAGCAGCCGGGCCTGCCGCCGGGTACGCCAGGGCTATTGCGTAGTCGGGTAACTCCTGGTCACGGCGTCGATGAGGTCTGTAGAACGGCGGTTCGCTCGTCGGGTGGCGCGGGCGATGTTGGGTTCGCCGTTGCTGCGGTGGTAGCCGACCGCGGTGTTACGGAGTGTGGCGAAGACGGCGGGTCCGTTTCCGGTCCGGGCGTGATGGGCATCCTCACGTAACGTGACATCGCGGACGTAGTGCAGGCGGTTCTCGATATGCCACTCCGCCCGGGCCCAGGTGCCGAGGTCGGCGGGTCGGGCCTGTCCAGCGGGCAGGGACACCGTCAGGTACGCCGTTTCGCGGCTGGTCCTGCCCTTCACCGTGCGGGTACGGGTGATCCGGACGGCCTGCTGGGCGTAGGGGAAGCCGAGCCCGCCGGGGGTCGCCACGGTGACAGCTTTGACGGTGCGGGTCTCCGTGCGGCCGTGTCCGGTGTCCCGGGTCCGGGCTCCAACCGGGACCTGCGCCCAGGGAACAGCTTTGAGCTGGGCGAACGTGGTCGGCCGGTTGGCTTTGACCGTGACCATCAGATGTCCGCCGGCGGCGGCCAGGTACTCGGCGTGTCCGGTCTGGGCGTGCAGGGCGTCCGCGACGACCAGGACGTCGGTCAGCGATCCCAGCTGGGCGGCGACCAGGCGCAGCAGGGGCGTGAACGCCGGGATCTCATTCGACTTCGCGGCGATCTGGACCTGGGCGAGCACGACGCCGGTGCTGGTGTCGTAGGCCGACAGCAGATGGATCTGAC
The sequence above is a segment of the Solwaraspora sp. WMMD406 genome. Coding sequences within it:
- a CDS encoding ISAs1 family transposase; translation: MPSSPTEILLPHRPTDTPPPAAVTDSEHHGLFAALRAVPDPRDPRGRRYPLVSVLAVAVCAVLAGACTFAAIADWVRDLDRTAWARLGFTDRVPAATTVWRLLIRVDAQALSTVLASWLLARTTPVTRSGRRWRLVIAVDGKVVRGARLADGRQIHLLSAYDTSTGVVLAQVQIAAKSNEIPAFTPLLRLVAAQLGSLTDVLVVADALHAQTGHAEYLAAAGGHLMVTVKANRPTTFAQLKAVPWAQVPVGARTRDTGHGRTETRTVKAVTVATPGGLGFPYAQQAVRITRTRTVKGRTSRETAYLTVSLPAGQARPADLGTWARAEWHIENRLHYVRDVTLREDAHHARTGNGPAVFATLRNTAVGYHRSNGEPNIARATRRANRRSTDLIDAVTRSYPTTQ
- a CDS encoding GPP34 family phosphoprotein gives rise to the protein MTVYRTQATAAATAAVASGGGVPVPAAAVRGRSPLLADEFFLLAADDVTGRPRLPAGPVGYGLAAALLADLVDAGALRVHDGRLWLAARHVPVDALGGWILRWLDAEPRHRRVGTWLALLASRAHGQVARRLTAAGVVRPRTVRRRLLTTAVVHVPTDMNRAAWAWARLTVRLQRGEPLPAFEARLGGLCLVTGLDDFVLTGLPAAARRHLYRETAARLPAEITELFTIARHRLDGAAHRRR
- a CDS encoding flavin reductase; the encoded protein is MARPVPAAGRPVTARVVAVVGRVGHVAWRPSWRCRACRRPWPCEPARAELLASFDRIGRCMYVAELAAEAARDLPGLTPEQTYARFIAWARRRGPA